The Microbacterium phyllosphaerae region CGGTGGTGATGCCGAGTCGCAGCTGGATGCGGCGGATCTCGTCCCGCAGCTGTACGCGTACCTTCGCGTCGAGTGCCGACAGCGGCTCGTCGAGCAGCAGCACCTTCGGCTCGGTGACCAAGGCGCGGGCGAGTGCCACACGCTGCTGTTGTCCGCCCGACAGCTGATGCGGGAAGCGGTCGGCGAAGTCGGCGAGACCCACGAGCGCGAGAGCGTCGAGTGCCCGCTTCGCCGCCTCAGCCTTGCCCACGCCGCGGCGACGCAGACCGAAAGCGGTGTTCTCCGCGACGCGCAGATGAGGGAACAGCGAGTACGACTGGAAGACCATCCCGATGTCGCGCTTGTTCGTCGGGACCCGCGAGACGTCGCCGCCGTCGAGGAGCACGGCGCCGCTGTCGAGGCCTTCGAGCCCTGCCAACACCCGAAGCAGCGTGGTCTTGCCGCATCCGGACGGGCCGAGCAGCGAGACGAACTCACCGGGCGCGATGTCGAGGTCGACACCGTGCAGCACGGTGGTGCCGGAGTAACTCTTCACGATGTCCTGAAGCTGCACCCGCGTGCCCTCACCGGCCTCGGCGAGCAGCATGTTGTCGGCGGTCTGGGGGAGGGTCATGAGCGGGCCTTTCCGGTGCCGCGGGCGACGCGGCCGATGACGAGGAGCAGCAGGAAGACGAACAGCAGCGCCAGCAGGGTGAAGATCGCCGGCGCGTACGGGTCCTGCTTCTGGACGACGACCATGGCGGTCTGGAACACCTGGCGGTTCAGGAGCGAGGCGATCGTGAACTCGCCGAGCACGACCGCGATCGAGATCAGCGAGGCAGCGAGCAGGCCCTGGCGCAGGTTCGGGGCGAGCACCTTGAGCACCACCGTCGGCCAGCTCGCCCCGAGCGAGCGTGCGGCCTCTGCGAGGGTGCGCAGGTCGGCGGCGTCGATCGACGCCTGGATCGACCGGTACGCGAACGGCAGCACGGTGATGCCGTAGGCGAAGGCCAGAGTCCAGGTGCCGGTGCCGAGGGAGCGACCGATCTGCAGGTAGATCGGCGCGAGGCCGACGACCAGCACGATGGCCGGGATCGAGATCGGCAGCAGCACCGCGAACTCGAAGAGCGGCTTGAGCTTCGCGAAGCGCAGGTTCACCAGGATCATGGTCGGGGCGAGCAGCAGGAGCACGATGGCGACCGTGACCACGGCGAGGATGAGCGAGTTGCCGAGACCCATCCAGATCGGCTTGATCGCTGCCGACTTCGCCGGATCGAACAGCGCGACCCAGCGCTCGAAGCCGAGGGTCCCGTCGGTCTGGCGCAGCGTGTACAGGAAGGTCGAGATCAGCGGGATCGCGAAGAATGCGCCGACCAGGATGCCGATGACCCAGCGGGTGACGGGGGAGGGGGCGAGGCGGTTCACGACTGCCACCTCGCTGCCCGGCGCTGGACGAGCGAGTACAGGGCCATGACGACTCCGACGATCACGATCATGCCGAGCGCGAGGGCACCGGCGAGATTCTCACGGCCGAGCACGGTCTCGCTCGTGAGCGCGGCGCGGATCTGCAGAGGCACGATCTGCGCGCCCTGGCTGGCGAGGGCTGCGGCGGTCGCGTACGACGAGAATGCGTTCGCGAACAGCAGCAGCAGGCTGGCGAGGAACGAGGGGGCGAGCACCGGGATGCCGATGCGCAGCCAGAAGCTCGAGCGCGTGCCGCCGAGTGTGAGGTTCGCCTCGGCCCACTGGGGCTTGAGCGCGGCGAGGGCGGGCATGAACGTGATGACCATCAGCGGGATCTGGAAGTAGATGTACGGAAGGATCAGACCGGGGAGCTCGTAGAGCCAGGTGCCGTTCGCGAAGATGTCGATGCCGAAGGTGTCCTGGAGGAACAGCTTGAGCACGCCCTGGATGCCGATCGTGGCGATGAAGGCGAAGGCGAGCATGACGCCGCCGAACTGGGCGAGCACGCCGGCCGCGGCATCCACCGTCGAGCGCACGGCGCCGTCGGGATTCATGCCGAGCAGTGCGTAGCAGACCAGGGCACCGACGACGGCGCCGATCACGGCGGTCAGCAGGGACACTCCGGCGGAATTCGCGAAGGTGTTGAGGACGACGGGATCCCCGAGAGCGGAGACATTCGACCATGTGAACGTCCCGTCCTTCGTGAAGAAGCCGGAGCCGATCGCGAGCACGGTCGGCACCGCGAGGAAGAGCAGCACATACGCGGCGAACGGCACGAGGCCGAGCCACGCGACGGACGGCGCGGAGCGCTGGGCCCGCGAGGAGTTCGCGGGCCCAGCGCTGTGCGCTGCGGGGGAGACGGGGGCGGATGCCGACGCATCCGCCCCCGCTGCGGTGGCAATGGTCACTGGACCGCCGCTGCCCACTTCTCGCCGAGAAGCGTGCCGGCGTTCGTCGACTGCTCTTCGGTCGGGACGACCGTCTCGCTCGGGACCTCGGGAAGGGCCGCTGCGAGGTCGGCGTCGATCGTGCCGGCCTCGGTCATGGCCTCCATGCGAGCCGGGCGGGCGCCGCCCTTGAGCCACAGGTTCTGCACCTCGTCGCTGTACAGGAACTCCTGCCACAGGCGTGCGGCGGCCGGGTTCGGGGCATCCTTGTTGATCGCCTGGTTGTAGTAGCCGGCGTAGCCGGTGCCGTCGAGGACGACGACCTTCCAGTCCTTGTTGCCGTCGTCGCCCTGGGCGTGAGCGGCGTTCAGGTAATCCCAGTCGAAGACGACGGGGGTCTCGCCGCTCGCGACGGTCGCCGTGGTGACGTCGACCTTGAGCAGGTTGCCGGCCTTCTGCAGGTCGGAGAAGAAGTCGATGCCCGGCTGGAAGTCGTCGAGGGACCCGTCGGACTGCACCGTGGCGAGACCGACGGCGGCGAAGGCCGCACCGGCCTGCGTCGGGTCGCCGTTGATGGCGACGGCGCCCTTGTACGCGGCGTCCTTCAGGTCGTCGAGCGACTCGGGGGCGTCGAACTTCGAGGAGTCGTAGCCGATCGACATGTATCCGCCGTAGTCGCCGACGAAGAGGCCGGTCTTCTCCTTGAGTGCGTCGGGGATCTCGTCCCACGTCTGCACCTGGTACGGCGCGAACACGTCGGTGTTCTGCAGCGCGACGGTCAGGCCGAGGTCGAACACGTCGGGTGCCGTGTCGAGGCCCTCGTTGGTCTTCGCGGCCTGGATCTCCTCAGCGCTCGAGACGTCGGGGGAGGCCTCGTTGATCGTGATCTCGGGGTACTTCTCGGCGAACAGGTCGAGGATCTCGCCGTAGTTCGCCCAGTCGCGCGGAAGCGCGATGACGTTGAGCTGGCCTTCGGCCTTCGCGGCCTCCTCGAGATCGGCGAACGTGCCGAAGTCCTCGACCGAGGTCGCAGCGGCGGCGTCGACCGCCTCGCTGCCGGCAGCGGGCGCCTCAGAACCGGTGGCGCAGGCGGTGAGGCCGAGCGCGGCGGTGGTGAACAGGGCGATGCCGGCGCCGATGCGCGCGCGGCGGTGGAAGTTCGTCATCAGGGTCCTCTCGGTGCCCGGCGCTGTGAGCCGGATTCGGGTTGCGAGAGGACACTATGAGCCGCGGGTTGCCGATGATCCCGGCGCGGGTGAACGCGAGGTGTCCGGGGTGTGGCGGGTCGGCGCAGGGCACTCAGCCGTGCGGCAGGGTGTATTTGAAACCGACGTGCGAGCCGACGTAGCCGAGACGTTCGTAGAACCGGTGGGCGTCAGTGCGGGCGGCATCCGAGGTGAGCTGCACCATCGCGGCGCCCAGCGCCGGCGCGGCGTGATCGGAGACCCAGCGCATCACGGCTGATCCGATGCCTGACGAGCGCAGGTCGCTGCGGACCCGCACGGCCTCGACGAGAAGCCGCTTCGCGCCCCGTCGGGCCATTCCGGGGATCGAGGTGAGCTGCAGAGTGCCGACGACGACTCCGTCCAACTCGACCACGAGCAGATCGTTCGACGGATCGGCGAGGATCTCGTCGAGCGCGGATGCGTACGCAGGGCGGTCCTCAGCGGAGGCGACGTCGCCCCGCGCGGCGCTGATGGGGTCATCCGACAACAGGCCGATGATGGCATCCGCATCTGCGGCCACCGCTCGGCGCAAGGACGCGGCGCCCGCTCGGGAGTCGATGGAGGAGGACAGGGGGAGAGCGTCGAGCATGTCTTCAGTCTGACATCCTGGACGGATGGACATCGGCAGTGTGCTCGGGCTCGAGCAGCTCACCTGGGGCACGCTGATCCTCGTGGTCGTCGCGGCGTTCGCGGCGGGCTGGATCGATGCCGTCGTCGGCGGTGGGGGGCTGCTGCAGCTTCCCGCCCTGCTGCTGATCCCCGGCATCTCACCGATCCAGGCGCTCGCGACGAACAAGCTCGCTTCCGTCTTCGGCACCGCCACGAGCAGCGTCACCTACTATCGACGCGCGAAACCCGACATCCGCACCGCTCTGCCGATGGCCGCGATCGCGCTCGTCGGATCTTTCGGCGGAGCCGCCGTCGCCACCGTGCTGCCCGCTGCCGCGTTCAAGCCGATCATCGTGGTCGCTCTGCTCGCCGTCGCGCTCCTCACCGCCTTTCGACCGCAGATGGGGGCCGCGACGCGGCTGCGCTTCAGCGGTCACAAGCATCACGTGATGGCGGGGCTGTCAGGTCTCGTGATCGGGTTCTACGACGGGCTGATCGGGCCGGGCACCGGCACGTTCCTGGTGATCTCGCTCGTCGCGCTGCTGGGCTACGACTTCCTGCAGGCGAGCGCGAAGGCGAAGATCGTGAACCTCGCCACGAACACCGGCGCTCTGCTGCTCTTCATCCCCCACGGCGCCGTGCTGTGGCTGCTCGGCGGCATCCTCGCGGTCGCCAACGTCGCGGGCAGCTATCTCGGCTCGCGCATGGCGATCTCGCGGGGCACGACCTTCATCCGCGTCGTGTTCCTCGTCGTGGTGGTCGCCCTCATCGCGAAGCTCGGCGTCGACGTATGGAACGAGAACATCGCGCCGGCGCTCGCCGCCCTGCGCTGAGCATCCGTCCCGCGATCGCGCCTCCGACGCGAAGGCCCCCTCCTGCGGAGCAGGAGAGGGCCTCATGATGCGAAGGTCAGGCCTCGTCGTCTTCGGGCTCGAAGTCCACCCCGGCCTCGGCGCGCTGCTCCGCGGTGATCGGAGCAGGGGCCGCAGTCAGCGGGTCGAAGCCGTTGCCCGACTTCGGGAACGCGATGACGTCGCGGATCGACTCGGTCTTCGACAGGTGCTGGAGCACGCGGTCCATGCCGAGCGCGATCCCACCGTGAGGCGGGGCGCCGAACTTGAACGCGTCGAGCAGGAAGCCGAACTGCTCCTGCGCGACCTCGTCGCTGATGCCCATGACCTCGAACACGCGCTTCTGCACGTCTTCACGGTGGATGCGGATCGATCCGCCGCCGAGCTCCGAGCCGTTGCACACGATGTCGTACGCGTAGGCCAGGGCCGAACCGGGGTCGGTGTCGAACGTGTCCTGGAACTCCGGCTTCGGGCCGGTGAACGCGTGGTGCACGGCGGTCCAGGCGCCGGCGCCCACAGCGACGTCACCGGATGCGACGGCATCCGCCGCAGGCTCGAACATCGGTGCGTCGACGACCCACGTGAACGCGAACTCGTCGGGGTTCAGGTAACCCAGGCGGCGACCGATCTCGACGCGAGCAGCACCGAGGAGCGCACGGCTCTCCTTCGTCGACCCTGCGGCGAAGAACACGCAGTCACCCGCGGCCGCGCCGACGAACTCTGCGAGACCCGCCTGCTCGGCTTCGGACAGGTTCTTGGCGGCGGGGCCGCCGAGCGAACCGTCCTCGTTGAAGAGCACGTACGCGAGGCCGCGGGCGCCGCGCTGCTTGGCCCAGTCCTGCCATGCGTCGAGCTGCTTGCGGGGCTGGCTCGCGCCACCCGGCATGACGACGGCACCGACATACTCGGCCTGGAAGACGCGGAACGGGGTGTTCGCGAAGTACTCGGTGGCCTCGACGAGCTCGAGTCCGAACCGCAGGTCGGGCTTGTCGGAGCCGTACTTCGCCATGGCGTCGGCGTAGGTCAGGCGCGGAAGCGGGGTCTGCACCTCGACGCCGATGGTCTTCCACATCGCCTGGATGAGCGACTCCATCAGCGTGATGACGTCTTCCTGGTCGACGAAGCTCATCTCGATGTCGAGCTGCGTGAACTCCGGCTGACGGTCGGCGCGGAAGTCCTCATCGCGGTAACAGCGAGCGATCTGGTAGTACTTCTCGACGCCGCCGACCATGAGCAGCTGCTTGAACAGCTGCGGCGACTGCGGCAGCGCGTACCAGCTACCGGGGTGCAGGCGAGCGGGCACGACGAAGTCGCGGGCGCCCTCGGGCGTGGAGCGCGTGAGGGTCGGCGTCTCGACCTCGGTGAAGTCCTCGCCGTGCAGCACGTCGCGGACGGCCTTGTAGACGTTCGAGCGCAGACGCAGAGCGGATGCCGCGGCGGGGCGACGCAGGTCGAGATAGCGGTACTTGAGGCGGGCCTCTTCACCGACCGTCTCGGTGTCGGCGACGGCGGTCGACACCTGGAACGGCAGAGGAGCGGACTCGTTCAGCACCTCGACGTCGGCCGCGATGAGCTCGATGTCGCCGGTCGGCAGGTTCGGGTTCGCGTTGCCCTCGGGGCGACGGGACACCTCGCCGGTGACCTTGAGGACGAACTCGTTGCGCAGCGGGTGCGCGACCTCTTCATCGCGGATGACGACCTGGGCGATGCCCGACGCATCCCGAAGATCGATGAACGCGACTCCTCCGTGATCACGACGGCGATCGACCCAACCCGAGAGGGTGACGGTCTGACCGATATGCTCGGCTCGCAGTGAGCCTGCCGAGTGGGTGCGAAGCACGGAGGATTCCTCCTGATCTGGGAAATGGTGAACCCGCCCATTCTACGTGGGCAGGTGCCGCCTCCTCCGCCCGCGGCATATCGCTCAGTAGGATCGCCACGACAGCCGCTCGACCAGCGAAAGGGTCACCATGGACTCCAACGGCATCTCGGATCTGTACGCCTCGATCTTCTCGGGCACGACGGGCCTCATCGCCCTCGTCTTCTACGTGCTCGTCGTCATCGGCCTGTGGAAGGTGTTCACGAAGGCGGGGTACCCCGGCATCCTCGCGATCATCCCGATCGTGAACGTGGTGTTCCTCGTGAAGATCGCCGGCATGTCCGGGTGGCTCGCGCTGCTCTACCTCATCCCGATCGTGGGTTTCATCTTCGGGATCGTCGTCGCGATCAAGCTCGGCGAGCGTTTCGGCAAGGGCGGACTCTTCTCGTTCTTCCTCCTGTTCGTCTTCCAGTACATCGGGTATCTGATCATCGGCTTCGGCAGCTCCCGCTACCGTCAGATCTGACGTGGCGGCGTCACGACTGCACCTTGTCCGTCACGGCGAGGTCCACAACCCGAAGCGCGTCCTCTACGGTCGCCTACCGGACTACCACCTGAGCAGGGCTGGTCGGAAGATGGCGCAGGCGGCCGCCGATCATGTCGCCTCTCTCGACAGGCCGGTGGCCGCGCTGTACTCCTCGCCGTTGGAGCGCGCGCAGGAGTCAGCGGAGCCTTTCGCGTCCGGATTCGATCTGGTGCCCGAGATCGACATCCGCATCATCGAGCCGACGAACGTGTTCGAGGGCACGCAGATGCGGCGCTCGCTGATGAACCCGCTCAACTGGTGGCATCTGCGGCAGCCGGCTCTTCCCAGCTGGGGCGAGCCGTACACGTCGATCGCCGAGCGGATGCTGGGGGCCATGGGCGAGGCCTGGAAGGCGGCGGACGGCGGTGATGTCGTCATGGTGTCGCACCAGGCGCCGATCTGGATCACCCATCTTCGGGTCGCGGGTCTGCCGCTCCGACACGATCCGCGCACGCGGCGCTGCGCTCTCTCGAGCGTCACGTCGTTCGAGCTCGTCGGCGATGTGTGGCGCGAGGTCGCGTACGCGGAGCCGGCGGCGACCGGCGGCGCGGTCGACGTGGGAGCGGTCTGACCTCCTTCGCGTTCGCCTCCGCCTTCGAATCGCGCACCTGGCAGATTCTGCTTCTCGATATTTGCCAATTGCGCGATTCGAAGCATTTCAGGGGGTCAGGTCATCAGCGACTGGATGACCCCGACCGCCGCCATCTGACCTGCCGCGGCGGCCAGCAGTACGGAGGCCATCGGACCGGGCAGGGATGCGC contains the following coding sequences:
- the aspS gene encoding aspartate--tRNA ligase; the protein is MLRTHSAGSLRAEHIGQTVTLSGWVDRRRDHGGVAFIDLRDASGIAQVVIRDEEVAHPLRNEFVLKVTGEVSRRPEGNANPNLPTGDIELIAADVEVLNESAPLPFQVSTAVADTETVGEEARLKYRYLDLRRPAAASALRLRSNVYKAVRDVLHGEDFTEVETPTLTRSTPEGARDFVVPARLHPGSWYALPQSPQLFKQLLMVGGVEKYYQIARCYRDEDFRADRQPEFTQLDIEMSFVDQEDVITLMESLIQAMWKTIGVEVQTPLPRLTYADAMAKYGSDKPDLRFGLELVEATEYFANTPFRVFQAEYVGAVVMPGGASQPRKQLDAWQDWAKQRGARGLAYVLFNEDGSLGGPAAKNLSEAEQAGLAEFVGAAAGDCVFFAAGSTKESRALLGAARVEIGRRLGYLNPDEFAFTWVVDAPMFEPAADAVASGDVAVGAGAWTAVHHAFTGPKPEFQDTFDTDPGSALAYAYDIVCNGSELGGGSIRIHREDVQKRVFEVMGISDEVAQEQFGFLLDAFKFGAPPHGGIALGMDRVLQHLSKTESIRDVIAFPKSGNGFDPLTAAPAPITAEQRAEAGVDFEPEDDEA
- a CDS encoding histidine phosphatase family protein yields the protein MAASRLHLVRHGEVHNPKRVLYGRLPDYHLSRAGRKMAQAAADHVASLDRPVAALYSSPLERAQESAEPFASGFDLVPEIDIRIIEPTNVFEGTQMRRSLMNPLNWWHLRQPALPSWGEPYTSIAERMLGAMGEAWKAADGGDVVMVSHQAPIWITHLRVAGLPLRHDPRTRRCALSSVTSFELVGDVWREVAYAEPAATGGAVDVGAV
- a CDS encoding ABC transporter substrate-binding protein; the protein is MTNFHRRARIGAGIALFTTAALGLTACATGSEAPAAGSEAVDAAAATSVEDFGTFADLEEAAKAEGQLNVIALPRDWANYGEILDLFAEKYPEITINEASPDVSSAEEIQAAKTNEGLDTAPDVFDLGLTVALQNTDVFAPYQVQTWDEIPDALKEKTGLFVGDYGGYMSIGYDSSKFDAPESLDDLKDAAYKGAVAINGDPTQAGAAFAAVGLATVQSDGSLDDFQPGIDFFSDLQKAGNLLKVDVTTATVASGETPVVFDWDYLNAAHAQGDDGNKDWKVVVLDGTGYAGYYNQAINKDAPNPAAARLWQEFLYSDEVQNLWLKGGARPARMEAMTEAGTIDADLAAALPEVPSETVVPTEEQSTNAGTLLGEKWAAAVQ
- a CDS encoding sulfite exporter TauE/SafE family protein, which translates into the protein MDIGSVLGLEQLTWGTLILVVVAAFAAGWIDAVVGGGGLLQLPALLLIPGISPIQALATNKLASVFGTATSSVTYYRRAKPDIRTALPMAAIALVGSFGGAAVATVLPAAAFKPIIVVALLAVALLTAFRPQMGAATRLRFSGHKHHVMAGLSGLVIGFYDGLIGPGTGTFLVISLVALLGYDFLQASAKAKIVNLATNTGALLLFIPHGAVLWLLGGILAVANVAGSYLGSRMAISRGTTFIRVVFLVVVVALIAKLGVDVWNENIAPALAALR
- a CDS encoding ABC transporter ATP-binding protein, yielding MTLPQTADNMLLAEAGEGTRVQLQDIVKSYSGTTVLHGVDLDIAPGEFVSLLGPSGCGKTTLLRVLAGLEGLDSGAVLLDGGDVSRVPTNKRDIGMVFQSYSLFPHLRVAENTAFGLRRRGVGKAEAAKRALDALALVGLADFADRFPHQLSGGQQQRVALARALVTEPKVLLLDEPLSALDAKVRVQLRDEIRRIQLRLGITTVFVTHDQEEALAVSDRIAVMNSGRIEQIGTPEQLYTTPSTAGVAAFVGLSSVVSGVAEGDHVVVWGQRLPLQSPADGPVDVYLRPENVHFASEADAATDALVQESTFLGSMRRTLVRTESGELVRLQHAPGIHPAFGDRVRIAVAPEPVAVHPRG
- a CDS encoding DUF5684 domain-containing protein, with the translated sequence MDSNGISDLYASIFSGTTGLIALVFYVLVVIGLWKVFTKAGYPGILAIIPIVNVVFLVKIAGMSGWLALLYLIPIVGFIFGIVVAIKLGERFGKGGLFSFFLLFVFQYIGYLIIGFGSSRYRQI
- a CDS encoding ABC transporter permease, which produces MNRLAPSPVTRWVIGILVGAFFAIPLISTFLYTLRQTDGTLGFERWVALFDPAKSAAIKPIWMGLGNSLILAVVTVAIVLLLLAPTMILVNLRFAKLKPLFEFAVLLPISIPAIVLVVGLAPIYLQIGRSLGTGTWTLAFAYGITVLPFAYRSIQASIDAADLRTLAEAARSLGASWPTVVLKVLAPNLRQGLLAASLISIAVVLGEFTIASLLNRQVFQTAMVVVQKQDPYAPAIFTLLALLFVFLLLLVIGRVARGTGKARS
- a CDS encoding ABC transporter permease, whose product is MTIATAAGADASASAPVSPAAHSAGPANSSRAQRSAPSVAWLGLVPFAAYVLLFLAVPTVLAIGSGFFTKDGTFTWSNVSALGDPVVLNTFANSAGVSLLTAVIGAVVGALVCYALLGMNPDGAVRSTVDAAAGVLAQFGGVMLAFAFIATIGIQGVLKLFLQDTFGIDIFANGTWLYELPGLILPYIYFQIPLMVITFMPALAALKPQWAEANLTLGGTRSSFWLRIGIPVLAPSFLASLLLLFANAFSSYATAAALASQGAQIVPLQIRAALTSETVLGRENLAGALALGMIVIVGVVMALYSLVQRRAARWQS
- a CDS encoding GNAT family N-acetyltransferase, producing the protein MLDALPLSSSIDSRAGAASLRRAVAADADAIIGLLSDDPISAARGDVASAEDRPAYASALDEILADPSNDLLVVELDGVVVGTLQLTSIPGMARRGAKRLLVEAVRVRSDLRSSGIGSAVMRWVSDHAAPALGAAMVQLTSDAARTDAHRFYERLGYVGSHVGFKYTLPHG